The Acidianus infernus genome window below encodes:
- a CDS encoding adenylate kinase family protein: MTRIVISGTPGVGKTAVSKLLSTKFSLEYFHVSSFIIQNKLYESYDPLRNTYNIDDEKVAKVINSYLSSKKDVVIETIYPSLIDYADKVIILRKYPLVLYEELKRRGWNEIKVAENVEAEILGVILQEAIDWFKDKRPCQINTTNRTAEEIVNRIMNDSCEEIDWLSDEKVQDLLFTLDKVISLTENK, translated from the coding sequence ATGACGAGAATAGTAATATCTGGAACGCCAGGAGTAGGAAAAACTGCTGTAAGTAAATTACTTTCAACAAAATTTTCTTTAGAATATTTTCATGTTTCATCATTTATTATTCAAAACAAACTTTACGAGTCTTATGATCCCTTACGTAATACTTATAATATTGATGATGAAAAAGTCGCGAAGGTTATTAATTCTTATTTAAGTAGCAAAAAAGATGTAGTAATTGAAACTATTTATCCATCACTTATAGATTATGCAGACAAAGTAATAATCTTAAGAAAATACCCCCTTGTACTTTATGAGGAATTAAAAAGAAGAGGATGGAATGAGATAAAAGTAGCAGAAAACGTAGAGGCTGAGATATTGGGTGTAATTCTACAAGAAGCAATTGACTGGTTTAAAGATAAAAGACCTTGCCAGATAAATACTACTAATAGAACTGCGGAAGAAATTGTAAATAGAATAATGAATGACTCATGCGAGGAAATAGATTGGTTATCGGATGAAAAAGTTCAAGATCTTCTTTTCACTTTAGATAAGGTTATTAGTCTTACAGAGAATAAATAA